From a single Sphingobium lignivorans genomic region:
- a CDS encoding DUF2062 domain-containing protein gives MKRWIMDRLPTREQLLANRWLQPMAHRLTHPLLWHFNRRSIARGVALGLLAGFLIPLGQTPAAAMLALTARANLIIAAFATLVTNPLTFPPIYFAAFKLGHRLLGEGRVADSGDWLGQSAQWIYNIVAPTALGLLLFGTVAAALGYQLVNLLWRWHVARRWRQRSLARQDDGPCLITGNP, from the coding sequence TTGAAACGCTGGATCATGGACAGGCTACCGACGCGCGAGCAGTTGCTCGCGAACCGTTGGCTGCAGCCGATGGCACATCGCCTGACGCATCCGCTGCTATGGCATTTCAACCGGCGCTCGATCGCCCGGGGCGTCGCGCTCGGCCTGCTGGCCGGCTTCCTGATCCCGCTGGGGCAGACGCCGGCGGCGGCCATGCTCGCGCTCACCGCGCGCGCCAATCTCATCATCGCGGCCTTCGCGACGCTGGTGACCAATCCACTCACCTTTCCGCCGATCTATTTCGCCGCCTTCAAGCTGGGGCACAGACTGCTCGGCGAGGGCCGGGTGGCGGACAGCGGCGACTGGCTGGGTCAGTCCGCGCAATGGATATACAATATTGTCGCGCCGACCGCGCTGGGCCTCCTTCTCTTCGGCACCGTCGCCGCGGCGCTCGGCTATCAGCTGGTCAATCTCCTGTGGCGGTGGCACGTGGCGCGCCGCTGGCGGCAGCGCTCGCTGGCCCGGCAGGACGACGGCCCCTGCCTCATCACCGGCAATCCCTGA
- a CDS encoding GNAT family N-acetyltransferase has protein sequence MNVGHAPIQPRTPPAQDAGASGGEDTTCPLEQDAAEPNPFYLPQLLEPARRSLDPHGTVRLIEARDEGGELIARLPVTGARRHGRFPLRHTTNWLHRHCFYGAPLLRKGREEEGWRLLLAQLDAALWSGPLLHLRALDPDGPAATALRLVCARDGRRCEELNRHERALLRSEAGAQDYWTANVRAKKRKELRRLQSRLAEMGTIVHRHLTSGDALETWIDDFLQLEARGWKGAEGTALASCAEDALFLREICRNAHAAGMLDMLRIDCDGQPIAMLVNFVGPQGGFSFKIAIDPDFARYSPGVLIEQDNLARVLDDHVTPWMDSCAAPDHPMIDSLWGERRAIAQYRIGLRKRGLAGLAGALSLPAMTLLETAYARMKSGARS, from the coding sequence ATGAACGTGGGACATGCGCCGATCCAACCCCGCACACCACCCGCGCAGGACGCGGGGGCGAGCGGTGGCGAGGACACAACATGCCCGCTGGAGCAGGACGCCGCCGAGCCCAATCCCTTCTACCTCCCGCAACTGCTGGAGCCCGCCCGCCGCAGCCTCGATCCGCACGGCACGGTGCGGCTGATCGAAGCGCGCGATGAAGGTGGCGAACTGATCGCCCGCCTGCCGGTGACCGGTGCGCGCCGGCATGGCCGCTTTCCGCTGCGCCACACGACGAACTGGCTGCATCGCCACTGCTTCTATGGCGCGCCGCTGCTGCGCAAGGGGCGGGAAGAGGAAGGCTGGCGACTGCTGCTCGCACAGCTCGACGCCGCGCTATGGTCTGGCCCGCTGCTGCACCTGAGAGCGCTCGACCCCGATGGCCCCGCCGCCACCGCGCTGCGCCTGGTCTGCGCCCGGGACGGGCGGCGCTGCGAGGAACTCAATCGCCACGAACGCGCCCTGCTGCGCAGCGAGGCGGGGGCACAGGATTACTGGACCGCCAATGTCCGCGCCAAGAAGCGCAAGGAGCTTCGCCGCCTGCAGTCCCGGCTCGCGGAGATGGGCACCATCGTCCACCGGCATCTCACCAGTGGCGATGCGCTGGAGACGTGGATCGACGATTTCCTGCAGCTTGAGGCGCGGGGCTGGAAAGGCGCGGAAGGTACCGCGCTTGCTTCCTGCGCCGAGGACGCGCTGTTCCTCCGTGAGATCTGCCGGAATGCCCATGCCGCCGGCATGCTGGACATGCTGCGGATCGATTGCGACGGCCAGCCGATCGCCATGCTGGTCAATTTCGTGGGACCGCAGGGCGGCTTCTCGTTCAAGATCGCCATCGATCCGGACTTCGCCCGCTATTCGCCGGGGGTGCTCATCGAGCAGGACAATCTCGCGCGGGTGCTGGACGACCATGTCACGCCATGGATGGACAGCTGCGCCGCGCCGGACCATCCGATGATCGACAGCCTGTGGGGCGAGCGCCGCGCCATCGCCCAATATCGCATCGGCCTGCGCAAGCGCGGCCTTGCCGGCCTTGCCGGCGCCCTTTCGCTGCCTGCCATGACGCTGCTGGAAACCGCTTATGCCCGGATGAAATCTGGAGCCCGCTCATGA
- a CDS encoding class I SAM-dependent methyltransferase: MMTGRGAWLVAALLPASLALAACDLLPSRSAERSASAQDFPRADRPVAPIISTRWSTEEARDRVNEAKEIMDRAGIRPGMTVADIGAGEGYYTVRLASRVGPEGRVLGQDIIAEVIDALGRRVTREDWSNVSVKLGTPDDPRLPDASFDRVFMIHMYHEIAEPYAFLWRLYPALKPDGQVIVVDIERPTDQHGTPSALLRCEFEAVGFRFVGMEEHTAAGGYLARFQPGPRRAEPGDIATCRLARRQAP; the protein is encoded by the coding sequence ATGATGACGGGCCGGGGAGCATGGCTCGTCGCGGCCTTGCTGCCGGCATCCCTTGCTCTTGCCGCCTGCGACCTACTCCCGTCGAGAAGCGCGGAACGATCCGCCTCGGCGCAGGATTTTCCGCGCGCGGACCGGCCCGTCGCGCCGATCATCTCGACCCGCTGGTCCACCGAGGAAGCGCGCGACCGGGTCAACGAAGCCAAGGAAATCATGGACCGCGCCGGCATCCGCCCGGGCATGACGGTGGCGGACATCGGCGCGGGCGAAGGCTATTACACCGTGCGCCTGGCCAGCCGCGTGGGGCCGGAAGGCCGCGTGCTGGGCCAGGACATCATTGCCGAGGTCATCGACGCGCTGGGCCGCCGCGTGACGCGCGAGGACTGGTCCAATGTGAGCGTCAAGCTGGGTACGCCCGACGACCCGCGCCTGCCCGACGCGAGCTTCGACCGTGTCTTCATGATCCACATGTACCACGAGATCGCCGAGCCCTACGCCTTCCTGTGGCGCCTCTACCCCGCTCTCAAGCCGGACGGGCAAGTCATCGTCGTGGACATCGAACGGCCGACCGACCAGCACGGCACCCCCTCCGCACTGCTGCGCTGCGAGTTCGAGGCGGTCGGCTTCCGCTTCGTCGGCATGGAAGAACATACGGCGGCGGGCGGCTATCTCGCGCGGTTCCAGCCGGGCCCGCGGCGTGCCGAGCCCGGCGACATCGCAACCTGCAGGCTGGCCCGCCGGCAAGCGCCCTGA
- a CDS encoding cupin-like domain-containing protein: protein MIDTHTAFPPDAIKAFADAYPDRHRKLRHALVGHPLLTRDAIAALAERHPEDRMEYNRGTLPIGIRPEDTPANGLSAAETIRTIDENQSWIVFKNVERDPAYGKLLDALLAELEPAVLKRTGPMEHREAFIFFTSPGSITPFHMDPEHNILMQIEGEKVMNVFPTADPALVPAEQSEAFHAGAHRNLQWDESFLAKADPVRLQPGDAILMPVKAPHFVRNGNAVSISLSITWRSERSVAEGELHSFNRLLRARKLPLVPVSTQPERQTLARLGYRVMRRLAS from the coding sequence ATGATCGACACGCACACCGCCTTTCCGCCGGACGCCATCAAGGCCTTCGCCGACGCCTATCCCGACCGCCATCGCAAGCTGAGGCACGCACTGGTGGGGCATCCCCTGCTCACGCGCGACGCCATCGCCGCTCTCGCGGAACGGCATCCCGAGGACCGCATGGAATATAACCGGGGCACGCTGCCGATCGGCATCCGCCCCGAGGACACGCCCGCCAATGGTCTCTCGGCGGCCGAGACGATCCGCACCATCGACGAGAACCAGAGCTGGATCGTCTTCAAGAATGTCGAGCGCGACCCGGCCTATGGCAAGCTGCTGGACGCCCTGCTCGCGGAGCTGGAACCCGCGGTGCTGAAGAGAACGGGCCCCATGGAGCATCGGGAAGCCTTCATCTTCTTCACTTCGCCCGGCAGCATCACGCCCTTCCACATGGACCCCGAGCACAACATCCTCATGCAGATCGAGGGGGAGAAAGTGATGAACGTCTTCCCCACCGCCGATCCGGCGCTCGTGCCGGCCGAGCAGAGCGAGGCCTTCCATGCCGGCGCCCATCGCAACCTCCAGTGGGACGAGAGCTTCCTCGCAAAGGCCGACCCAGTGCGCCTGCAGCCGGGCGACGCGATCCTCATGCCGGTGAAGGCGCCCCACTTCGTGCGCAACGGCAACGCGGTGTCGATCAGCCTCTCCATCACCTGGCGCTCCGAACGCTCCGTGGCGGAAGGCGAGCTCCACAGCTTCAACCGCCTGCTGCGCGCGAGGAAACTGCCACTGGTGCCCGTGAGCACGCAACCCGAGCGCCAGACGCTGGCCCGCCTCGGCTACCGGGTGATGCGCCGCCTCGCTTCCTAG
- a CDS encoding S24 family peptidase — MMTPMDTGTVRETLDRLIRERGVSYEALSRLLGRNPAYVQQFVKRGTPRKLDEADRRVLARYFGVDERMLGASDAPVVPTSPAAPARKRTGDLVIVPRFALGASAGPGALVEEERAAGVLGFDPRWLRAIGGRPDMLSMIRVDGESMAPTLSDGDEIMVDRSDGIDRLRDGIYVLRMDDVLMVKRVALAPRRGGFSVRSDNPLYPAWDDVDADAVSIVGRVIWAGRRLG; from the coding sequence ATGATGACGCCTATGGACACGGGCACTGTGCGGGAGACTCTCGATCGGCTGATACGGGAGCGGGGCGTGAGCTATGAAGCGCTCTCGCGGCTGCTCGGCCGCAATCCCGCCTATGTGCAGCAGTTCGTGAAGCGGGGCACGCCGCGCAAGCTGGACGAGGCGGACCGGCGCGTGCTGGCCCGCTATTTCGGCGTCGATGAGCGGATGCTTGGTGCCTCGGATGCGCCCGTTGTCCCGACCTCCCCTGCCGCGCCCGCCCGCAAGCGCACGGGCGATCTGGTGATCGTGCCGCGTTTCGCGCTGGGCGCATCGGCTGGCCCCGGCGCATTGGTCGAGGAGGAAAGGGCGGCCGGGGTCCTGGGCTTCGATCCCCGCTGGCTGCGCGCCATCGGCGGGCGGCCGGACATGCTGAGCATGATCCGGGTGGATGGGGAATCGATGGCGCCCACGCTCAGCGATGGCGACGAGATCATGGTCGATCGCAGCGACGGGATCGATCGGTTGCGCGACGGCATCTACGTGCTGCGCATGGACGACGTGCTGATGGTCAAGCGAGTGGCCCTGGCGCCCCGGCGCGGCGGCTTCTCGGTGCGCAGCGACAATCCGCTCTATCCGGCGTGGGACGATGTGGATGCGGATGCCGTATCGATTGTCGGCCGGGTGATCTGGGCGGGGCGGCGACTCGGATGA
- the prfB gene encoding peptide chain release factor 2, translating into MRAEAEAHVDHIKAALDLLRRSLDWDRALRRLDELNARVEDPTLWDNQKMAQDVMRERTRLDSSIGATRAIEQEMTDTVELIEMAEAEGDDALVDEGIANLQALAARADRDKVAALLAGEADGNDTYLEIHAGAGGTESQDWAEMLLRMYQRWAEKHGYKVEMIEYQAGEQAGIKSATLLIKGENAYGYAKTESGVHRLVRISPYDSSARRHTSFSSVWVYPVIDDNIEIEIKESDLKIDTYRASGAGGQHVNTTDSAVRITHVPSGIIVASQNDRSQHKNRATAMNMLKARLYEAELRRREEEASSDYQAKTEIGWGHQIRSYVLQPYQLVKDLRTGVTSTAPGDVLDGDLDPFMAAALSQKVTGETVEVEDVD; encoded by the coding sequence ATGCGCGCCGAAGCAGAGGCCCATGTCGACCATATCAAGGCAGCGCTCGACTTGCTCCGCCGCTCGCTGGACTGGGACCGGGCGCTGCGCCGGCTCGATGAGCTGAACGCGCGGGTCGAGGATCCCACCCTCTGGGACAACCAGAAGATGGCGCAGGACGTCATGCGCGAGCGCACGCGGCTGGACAGCTCCATCGGCGCGACGCGCGCCATCGAGCAGGAAATGACCGACACGGTCGAGCTCATCGAGATGGCCGAAGCGGAAGGCGACGACGCGCTGGTCGACGAGGGAATCGCCAACCTGCAGGCTCTCGCCGCCCGGGCGGACCGGGACAAGGTGGCCGCGCTGCTGGCGGGCGAAGCGGACGGCAACGACACCTATCTCGAAATCCACGCCGGCGCCGGCGGCACCGAGAGCCAGGACTGGGCCGAAATGCTGCTGCGCATGTACCAGCGCTGGGCCGAGAAGCACGGCTACAAGGTGGAGATGATCGAGTATCAGGCCGGGGAACAGGCCGGCATCAAGTCCGCCACGCTGCTCATCAAGGGCGAGAATGCCTATGGCTACGCCAAGACCGAGAGCGGCGTGCACCGGCTAGTGCGCATCAGTCCCTATGACAGCTCGGCGCGGCGGCACACGAGCTTCTCCTCGGTGTGGGTCTATCCGGTCATCGACGACAATATCGAGATCGAGATCAAGGAAAGCGACCTCAAGATCGACACTTACCGCGCGTCCGGCGCGGGCGGGCAGCACGTCAACACGACGGACTCGGCCGTGCGCATCACCCACGTGCCGTCCGGGATCATCGTGGCCAGCCAGAATGACCGGTCCCAGCACAAGAACCGCGCGACGGCCATGAACATGCTCAAGGCGCGGCTCTACGAGGCCGAGCTGCGGCGGCGCGAGGAGGAAGCCTCCAGCGACTACCAGGCCAAGACAGAGATCGGCTGGGGCCACCAGATCCGTTCCTATGTGCTCCAGCCCTATCAGCTGGTGAAGGACCTGCGCACCGGCGTCACCTCGACGGCCCCGGGCGACGTGCTCGATGGCGATCTCGACCCGTTCATGGCAGCGGCGCTCAGCCAGAAAGTGACGGGCGAGACAGTCGAGGTGGAGGACGTCGACTGA
- a CDS encoding GGDEF domain-containing protein: MERKNINRQMAQEAIRFLDAHMLDATPTNYTFAYLYLTGANGWLRKAVDGIIEGGVRLAQKEVDGLMELAPGETGHGAAASSMATEEEHRARLRLQMLSFSDLTAQAISSAGSFGRDLAQRADMIGGASDLGGLVAAMLERTAEMERRLAETRLETERLRQDLDAARDDATRDALTNLPNRRAIDRQLRLFAEQGTQIALAFCDIDHFKSINDRFGHAVGDRVLKVVAETLSATMDPHIVGRFGGEEFVVVLPQVDAETAFALVEKARAAVSSRNMRVRDTDEPLGQVTFSAGIALCRNDPEAALRQADDLLYEAKNSGRNRTIYKVAA; the protein is encoded by the coding sequence ATGGAAAGAAAGAACATAAACCGGCAAATGGCGCAGGAGGCGATACGCTTCCTCGATGCGCATATGCTGGATGCGACGCCGACCAACTACACGTTCGCCTATCTCTATCTGACCGGGGCCAATGGCTGGCTCCGCAAGGCGGTCGATGGCATCATCGAGGGCGGCGTGCGGCTTGCACAGAAGGAAGTCGACGGGCTCATGGAGCTTGCGCCGGGCGAAACGGGCCATGGGGCTGCCGCATCCTCGATGGCCACGGAGGAAGAGCATCGCGCCAGGCTGCGGCTCCAGATGCTGTCCTTCAGCGATCTTACGGCGCAAGCCATCAGCAGCGCCGGTTCGTTCGGCCGCGATCTCGCGCAAAGGGCCGACATGATCGGGGGCGCGTCCGATCTTGGCGGACTCGTCGCTGCCATGCTCGAGCGGACGGCCGAGATGGAGAGGCGTCTCGCCGAGACGCGGCTCGAGACCGAGCGCCTGCGGCAGGACCTTGATGCCGCGCGCGACGATGCGACCCGCGACGCGCTCACCAATCTGCCCAATCGCCGCGCCATCGACCGGCAGCTTCGCCTCTTCGCGGAGCAGGGCACGCAGATTGCGCTGGCATTTTGCGACATCGATCATTTCAAGTCGATCAATGATCGCTTCGGCCATGCGGTCGGGGATCGCGTGCTCAAGGTTGTGGCCGAGACGCTGTCCGCGACCATGGATCCCCATATCGTTGGTCGCTTCGGCGGCGAGGAGTTCGTCGTCGTCCTGCCCCAGGTCGATGCGGAAACGGCCTTCGCGCTGGTCGAGAAGGCGCGCGCGGCCGTCAGCTCCCGCAACATGCGCGTTCGCGATACTGACGAGCCGCTTGGCCAGGTGACATTCTCTGCGGGCATCGCCCTGTGCCGCAACGATCCCGAAGCCGCACTGCGGCAGGCCGATGATCTTCTCTACGAAGCCAAGAACAGCGGCCGCAACCGGACGATCTACAAGGTCGCTGCGTAA
- a CDS encoding GNAT family N-acetyltransferase: MLTVTQEPLPSLDALEPRWCALADRADASFFLGWTWMGSWLRATGARPDLVSVRDGAGDEIGLALLGAAREPRKLGRVRTLRLNESGDPLMDRPFIEYNAPLAARDHEVDVTQALAHHLARRRDWCVLRLSGVADDNLLVGAVPARRRILTDVSPAYGVSLAAVRGAVGDYLSLLSANTRSQIRRALRDHGDGDFGVERAADEVMIADWLGEMARLNAGRHADNAWDAPMFRAFAREIALAGRAAGAVDLLRVTIGGAVIGYLLNFVHGDRAMNYQSAFAEPVGPKDKPGLLTHMAAIAHYTGRGLSLYSLLAGKDRYKQSLATGAEELQWWQIERFSPALEAEYWLRRLLRR, translated from the coding sequence ATGCTGACTGTCACTCAGGAGCCGCTGCCGTCGCTCGACGCGCTCGAGCCGCGCTGGTGCGCACTGGCGGACCGGGCGGACGCGAGCTTCTTTCTCGGCTGGACATGGATGGGCAGCTGGCTGCGCGCGACCGGTGCCCGCCCCGATCTGGTGAGCGTCCGGGACGGCGCGGGGGACGAGATCGGGCTGGCACTGCTGGGCGCCGCGCGCGAGCCGCGCAAGCTCGGCCGCGTCCGCACGCTGCGCCTCAACGAGAGCGGCGATCCGCTGATGGATCGGCCCTTCATCGAGTATAATGCGCCGCTTGCCGCGCGCGACCATGAGGTGGACGTGACGCAGGCCCTTGCTCATCACCTCGCCCGGCGCCGGGACTGGTGCGTGCTGCGTCTCTCGGGCGTGGCGGACGATAACCTGCTGGTCGGCGCCGTGCCCGCGCGGCGCCGCATCCTCACGGACGTGTCGCCTGCCTATGGCGTCTCGCTGGCGGCGGTGCGCGGCGCGGTGGGCGATTATCTCTCCCTCCTCTCGGCGAACACGCGCAGTCAGATCCGTCGTGCACTGCGCGATCATGGCGATGGCGATTTCGGCGTGGAGCGGGCCGCCGACGAAGTCATGATCGCGGACTGGCTCGGCGAGATGGCTCGGCTCAATGCCGGCCGGCATGCGGACAATGCATGGGATGCGCCGATGTTTCGCGCTTTCGCCCGCGAGATCGCGCTGGCCGGCCGTGCGGCCGGCGCGGTCGATCTGCTGCGCGTCACCATCGGCGGCGCGGTCATCGGCTATCTCCTCAATTTCGTCCATGGCGATCGCGCGATGAACTACCAGTCTGCATTCGCCGAGCCGGTCGGTCCAAAGGACAAGCCCGGCCTGCTCACGCACATGGCCGCCATCGCGCATTATACCGGGCGCGGCCTGTCGCTCTATTCGCTGCTCGCGGGCAAGGATCGCTACAAGCAGAGCCTCGCGACGGGCGCGGAGGAGCTGCAATGGTGGCAGATCGAACGCTTCTCGCCAGCGCTGGAAGCGGAATACTGGCTCCGCCGATTGCTGCGGCGATGA